Part of the Leptotrichia sp. oral taxon 215 str. W9775 genome is shown below.
ACCGTAACTAAGGAAAAGAAGAGGTTTCCCAGTTACAGGAACAAGACCAATTGTCATTCCAACATTTACTATTACATGCATAAAAAATATCCCACATATTCCATAAAGAATAAGCTTTCCAAAGTTGTCGTGAACCATCCTGCTTATCCGCATAATATCAAATATCAGGAAAAAATATAGAAACAGAACTAATGCTGATCCTACAAATCCCATTTCTTCTGATATTACAGAAAAAATAAAATCTGTCTGTGCTTCAGGCAAAAATTCTAGTCTGCTCTGACTTCCCTGTAATACTCCTTTTCCAAAAGTACCTCCCGATCCTATCGAGATTTTTGACTGAGTTACGTGCCATCCACTTCCCTTTACATCTTTTTCAGGATTCAGGAAGTTTTCCACCCTCGTTCTCTGATAATCCTTCAGGACATATTTATACACAGGATAAACTGACAGTAAAATTACAAATCCTATAATCCATATAGGTTTCATATTTGCACCATACAGAAATATCATGAATACAAAGGAAGTTAATGTTATAAGTGTAGTTCCAAGATCAGGCTGTGTCAGTATCAGTATAATTAATGGTACTACAGGAAGAATTGCTCCTATTATATCCTTAAGATTATTTATACCATTTTTGTACTTTTCAACAATCCAGAATGCAATTATCACTATTATTGCTATTTTTACAAATTCTGACGGCTGAAGCTGGAAAGGTCCTATTTTTAACCATCTCTGTGCTCCAAGCGTTTTCTTTCCTGCAATTCTTACCAATATAAGCAATACAGCAGAAAGACCATATATTTTCCATATATGATCCTTGTATTCCTTATAATCCATAAATGATATAAGAAACATCAGAAATGTTCCCAATCCTATCCAGATTAAATTCTGCATGACAAATTTCTGAGATCTTGTCGCACTGTATACAAAAATTGTACTTATTGTTACAAGTGAATAAACAAAAAATAATATCATCTTATCCATTAATACCAGATTTGTTTTTATTTTTTCCATCAATCTCTGATTTTGAAACATTTCTACCCCCTATACATTACCTAAAATCGTTATATTTTCTACTGTAAACATATTTTTTAGAAATTTATTTATTTTTTCCACTTCTACTCTTTTTACGTCATTTTCAAATTCTTTCACATCAAAAAGTTTACCTTTTTTTATAAAATGATGTCCAAAAATATACATACGGGAATTTGGATTTTCCATTGAGAATGCCATTCTGCTCAACTGTTTATTTTTCGCCTTCTGAAGCTCATTTTCTGTAATTCCTTCTTCCCTAAGTTTCTTAAACTCCTTTAAAGTTATTTCTATTGCTTCTTCATAACTTTCCTTATTTGTTCCTATATAAGTTGAAAGTACTCCACCTTCAGAAAAATTCTGATTATATGTATAGACTGAATAGGCAAGTCCCTTTTTCTCCCTTATTTCCTGAAATAATCTGGAACTCATTGAACCACCTATTACTCCTGAGGCGATATTCACATATATCTTATCCTCATCAAAAATCGACAATCCCTTATGACTTATACATATATTTACCTGATTTATATCTTTTGTATATGAGTTTCTTCCTGCATTAAAATCAAAATCTGCACTTTTTCTTCTATCTGTCTTTACTTCATCAAGTTTTCCAAAATACTCTTCAACTTTTGCTATTATCTGTTCCTTATTAAATTTTCCTGAAACTGAAATAGCAATATTATCTTTTGTATATCTTTCCTTATAATATTTTTTTATCATTTCAGGAGTAAAGCTTCTGACACTTTCCTCAGTTCCTATTATTGGTTTACCATACTGACCTGAAACAGCATCAGAAACATTCAGTTCAGATACAAGGTCATCCGGACTATCCTTGTACATTCTTATTTCTTCAATTATTACATCCTTCTCCTTTTCAAGCTCATCTTTATCTATCGTGGAATTAACCACAATATCAAAAAGAATATCCAGTGTTTCATTTAAATATTCACTTAATGCATTAATGAAAAAAACTGTCTGTTCTTTTGTAGTATGTGCATTAATGCTTGATCCAAGATAATCTGTTTCCTCAGATATCTGAAAATAGTTTCTTGAAGGTGTTCCCTTAAATATCATGTGTTCCAGCACATGCGATATTCCCGCTTCATTATCAGCTTCATCTTTCGATCCTGTTTTTACAAATACCCCCACTGAACAAGTAGAAATATTGTCTAATTCATCAAATATTATGTTTATTCCTGATTTCGTCTTAACTACTTCTGTCATTTTTATTCCTTCCTGATTTTTATATCTTAAAAATTTATAAATTATTCTCAGTAAAAAGTTACAACTTTAATATTCTGCATTCATAAACAGCTTTATTCCTACAACCATATAGATTAGTAATGGTAAGAAACATGCCAGATATATGGGCATTGTTCCTGAAGAAGCCAAAGACTTCAATATCGTACTAAATCCATAATAAGAATATCCTATTATTACTGAAAGTCCAATATTTACAGCAGCTCCTCCTCTTACATATCTACTTCCAAGGGATAATCCTATAAAGCACATTATAAAAGAAGACAGTGCAAAGGATATTCTGTAATAAAAATCTATTCTCATTGCAGTTGAATCTGCTCCAACCCTTGTAAAATAAACTATTTTTTCCCTCAGTTCAGGCATTGTAAGATTTTTTGCGGCTACAGCCTCAGCAAGTATATCATCCATAGACAGCTTAAACTTGAAATTATTTGTATTTATTGGTTGTGTAGAATTTGTTTCTCCGTCATGTTCCTTAAGATTTTCAAATGTCCACTCATTTGTTTTTGGATTTATTTTACCTGAAGTAGCGGTATATATTTTGCTTATCCCTTTAAATCCGTCTTTCATTTTTATTATTTCTATTTGTTTCATTATTCCTTCTTTTTTATTTGCATACCCTGCATATAGGATTGTATCCCTTTTTTCCCTTACCATTATAAATTCTTTTTCAACCTTTACCGGCTCAGAATTTTCTATTTTCAATATTTTCATATTGTTTTTCTTGGTGTTGGACTTACCTAATGTATCATAATTTATCCAAAGTACAGCCGTACTGACTAAAAAAGAAAAAATTATTGGATACATTGCCACTCTTAAGAAACTTATACCACTTGTTTTCATGGCTGTAATTTCAAGCTGTTTTGCCATTTTGCTTATGCACAGCAGACTTCCCAGCAGTACCCCAAGAGGAGCAGTATTTGTAACAATTTCCGGAATTCCATAACCCAGATATTTTAATGCTTCTCCCGGTGTAAATTTCCCATCCATTATCCAACCTGTAAGATTTATACTTTCTGCAAGTAAGAAAATAAGAAAAAACATCATCATTCCTAGAAAGAAACTTTTTACATAATTTATGATTATATATCTATCTAATTTATTCATTTAATTAATTTCTCCTGTATTTTTTTATTGAAAAATAAACACATAAAATAAGAAGTATTGTATTTGGTACCCACATTGCAATATTGGCAGGTATGTTATTTTTCAGTACCATTATCTTAGCATAGTTTACAACAGCAATATATGCAAATATTACAATAAGACTTATTCCAAAACTTATTCCTCTTCCACTTCTCCTATGGCCTACTGAAAGCAATACTCCAAGCCAGCATAGAAGAGTACTTGCAAGCGGTCCTATAAGCCTCTGATATATCTCTATAAGGGCTTTCAATGCAGCTTCCCTCATTTCAGGTATTTTTATATTCTGATCATGAAACTGTTTCAGCTCCTTTATGTTCATTTCACTACGGCTTTTCTTATATTCCTTATTCTTATCCTTGAAGAATGTCGAAATAGGAATTTCCTGCTCCTTATATTCTGCGGCAACCTGACTGTTACCTTCCTTGTCAAATGAATATCCCTTTACATTTTTTAAAACTATCACTCCAGGATCAAATGTTGCACTTTCTGCAAGAAAGATTACAGGATAAGGATTTTCTCCCTGTTTATTCAATATTAGAAAGTTTTTTGCATTTGCCTTTTCATTGTCAACTTCATCTATATAAAATCCAAATCCACTTTCAGCATTTGTAAGAAATATTTTTTCCTCAGTCAGTGAACTTGGCTTTGTAGCCAGCATAGCTTTCGTCTGGGCATTTATATTTTCCAGTGCCCTTGGATTTACATATATTTCCAGCCCTAATCCTATCAATGTAAGTATAACCCCAAATATGAAGGCAGGTCTTATTATTCTGAAAAGACTTATTCCTGACCCTTCCATTGCTATAAGTTCATTTGTTTCTGATAATCCCCCATAAACAAGCATTACTCCAAGAAATGCCCCCATCGGTATTGTCTGGACAAGTATTCCAGGAACCGCATACAGGAAATAATCTATTATGGATATAAATGGCAAGTCACTTGCAAACAACCTTTCCATTACTTCCATAACTACATTTAGCATCAATATAAATGTAAATATGCTTATTCCAAATATAGACGGTAATATTAGCGAACTATAAATGTATCTGTCAATTATTTTTATTTTCATTCTCATATTCCTTTTATTATTTAAGATTTTTATTTAATATTATTTTTTTTTACCTTCTTTCAATTCTTTTAAAACATTTTTCTCTATTTCTTTTTCTTTAACTTTTTTTCTATAGGAATTTACATCCTGCTGAATAAATTCTGGAAATCCTTGCGAATAACCATAAATATATTCTGTTATTTTTGAAACAAGAATACTTTCATCCCTTATTTCCTTAAGTTTCTTACTGTATGATGAACCCACTAATACTACTATGTATATAATAAAAATTATAAAAGTTGTCTTCAGTATCCCCAGCACTCCTCCAAGAAATTCATTATAATTGCTTAATTTTATACTTTTCAAAAATTTTCTGGCAAACAGCAGTATAATAGATAACAACAAATATAATATAATAAATACTATGAAAAAAGTATTTGTTTCATTCTTTGAAATATTGTCATCCAGCTTTAACATAACTTTTATAGCACCGTATAAATACTTCATAAGAAACATTAATAAAATATACTTGAAACAGCAGAAAAACTCATACATAAATCCTCTTTTTGTTCCTAATATGAAAAATATAATTATCAGTGACATTGATAGAATTTCAAAAAACATACTGTCCACCTCCTTATATAAAAATTTCTGTCTGAATATCTATTTGTAAATTCTTGGAACTCTGTTACTTATTCCACATAAAATTTCATAGGATATTGTATTACATAGATTTGCAACTTCCACCACATTAATATTTTTTCCAAAAAATTCTACAATATCTCCTTTTTTTGCACTATCTGCCAATTCTTCCGGAATCAGAATCATAAGCTGATCCATGCACACTCTTCCTATTATGCTGCATCTATGACCTTTATAATATACATAACCTTTATTTGATAAATCCCTTCTTACTCCATCTGCATAGCCTATTGATACAGTTGCAACTACATCTCCCTTTTTCGCCATATAAGTATTTCCATAGCTGATAAAACTATCTTTGTGCATTTTCTTTATATGACTTATTTTCGCATACAATGACATTACTGGCTTAAATTTATACGGAGCTGTTTCTTCATCTGTAACTCCTCCATATAGAATTATTCCCATTCTTACAAAATCATACTCACTATCATGATACTTCAGGCTTCCAAAACTGTTAAGCAAATGTCTGTACTTGACAGAATGTACTTCCTTCATTATATTCTCACTCATTTCCTTGAATCTTTTTTCCTGTAATTTTGTATATTCTTCATCAGAATCTGAAGAAGAAAAATGGGAAAATATTCCTACTGCATTTACATATTTACAGTTTTTTAGTTTTTCTGTTAATTCTGAAATTTCATCTTCCTGAAAACCTACCCTTCCCATTCCAGTATCAAGTTTCAGAAAAACATTTACATTAATTCTATTTTTTTCAATATACTCTATTTCCTCAAAATCCGTTATCATGAAATAAATATTATTATCAGAAACTTTACTCATACACTCGTTTTCAACAGGACCTAAAATAAGTATTCCAACTTCATTATTTGTTTCCCTTATTTCCAATGCCTCCTCAACTGTAGCCACTGCAAATTTCTTTATTCCTGTTTTTATAAGAGCTTCACATATATTCATCATCCCATGACCATATGCATCAGCTTTTATAACTGCCATTATTTTCTCTTTCAATGTTATTTTTTCAAGTTCCCTTATATTATCATATAAATTTTCAATATTTATTTCTGCCCAGCAACGCATTTTTTTTCACCTTCTGAATTTATAATTTCAATTTTTTAAACTAAAGAATCCAACAATTCCCAAGTCAATAACTGAACTGTCTCAAAAACTTTAATTTAGTATGAAACTGCCTCAAAAAATTTTGAAGTATGGGTTGTCTCAAAAGGAAAATTTTAAAAAATGTGGAAACTATATTTTTGAATTATTTAAAATTTTACAATGTAAAACAGGAAATGAATTTAGAAAAAGTCAACTGTTTGAGCCGAAAGGCGAGTTTTGACTTTTTCTTAATGAATGACTGTTTTATATGAGTAAAATTTTAGTAAATGAAAAAATATAGTTTTTATATATTGTATTTACAGTTTTCCCATTTTGCGATAAACCCTTTATTTATTTTTTGAGACAGTATCAATTATGCTACACTAATACTTTTTCCTCT
Proteins encoded:
- the rodA gene encoding rod shape-determining protein RodA; protein product: MFQNQRLMEKIKTNLVLMDKMILFFVYSLVTISTIFVYSATRSQKFVMQNLIWIGLGTFLMFLISFMDYKEYKDHIWKIYGLSAVLLILVRIAGKKTLGAQRWLKIGPFQLQPSEFVKIAIIVIIAFWIVEKYKNGINNLKDIIGAILPVVPLIILILTQPDLGTTLITLTSFVFMIFLYGANMKPIWIIGFVILLSVYPVYKYVLKDYQRTRVENFLNPEKDVKGSGWHVTQSKISIGSGGTFGKGVLQGSQSRLEFLPEAQTDFIFSVISEEMGFVGSALVLFLYFFLIFDIMRISRMVHDNFGKLILYGICGIFFMHVIVNVGMTIGLVPVTGKPLLFLSYGGSSFLSSFIMIGIVESIKIHIE
- a CDS encoding pitrilysin family protein; its protein translation is MTEVVKTKSGINIIFDELDNISTCSVGVFVKTGSKDEADNEAGISHVLEHMIFKGTPSRNYFQISEETDYLGSSINAHTTKEQTVFFINALSEYLNETLDILFDIVVNSTIDKDELEKEKDVIIEEIRMYKDSPDDLVSELNVSDAVSGQYGKPIIGTEESVRSFTPEMIKKYYKERYTKDNIAISVSGKFNKEQIIAKVEEYFGKLDEVKTDRRKSADFDFNAGRNSYTKDINQVNICISHKGLSIFDEDKIYVNIASGVIGGSMSSRLFQEIREKKGLAYSVYTYNQNFSEGGVLSTYIGTNKESYEEAIEITLKEFKKLREEGITENELQKAKNKQLSRMAFSMENPNSRMYIFGHHFIKKGKLFDVKEFENDVKRVEVEKINKFLKNMFTVENITILGNV
- a CDS encoding LptF/LptG family permease; its protein translation is MNKLDRYIIINYVKSFFLGMMMFFLIFLLAESINLTGWIMDGKFTPGEALKYLGYGIPEIVTNTAPLGVLLGSLLCISKMAKQLEITAMKTSGISFLRVAMYPIIFSFLVSTAVLWINYDTLGKSNTKKNNMKILKIENSEPVKVEKEFIMVREKRDTILYAGYANKKEGIMKQIEIIKMKDGFKGISKIYTATSGKINPKTNEWTFENLKEHDGETNSTQPINTNNFKFKLSMDDILAEAVAAKNLTMPELREKIVYFTRVGADSTAMRIDFYYRISFALSSFIMCFIGLSLGSRYVRGGAAVNIGLSVIIGYSYYGFSTILKSLASSGTMPIYLACFLPLLIYMVVGIKLFMNAEY
- a CDS encoding LptF/LptG family permease, with protein sequence MKIKIIDRYIYSSLILPSIFGISIFTFILMLNVVMEVMERLFASDLPFISIIDYFLYAVPGILVQTIPMGAFLGVMLVYGGLSETNELIAMEGSGISLFRIIRPAFIFGVILTLIGLGLEIYVNPRALENINAQTKAMLATKPSSLTEEKIFLTNAESGFGFYIDEVDNEKANAKNFLILNKQGENPYPVIFLAESATFDPGVIVLKNVKGYSFDKEGNSQVAAEYKEQEIPISTFFKDKNKEYKKSRSEMNIKELKQFHDQNIKIPEMREAALKALIEIYQRLIGPLASTLLCWLGVLLSVGHRRSGRGISFGISLIVIFAYIAVVNYAKIMVLKNNIPANIAMWVPNTILLILCVYFSIKKYRRN
- a CDS encoding CvpA family protein; amino-acid sequence: MFFEILSMSLIIIFFILGTKRGFMYEFFCCFKYILLMFLMKYLYGAIKVMLKLDDNISKNETNTFFIVFIILYLLLSIILLFARKFLKSIKLSNYNEFLGGVLGILKTTFIIFIIYIVVLVGSSYSKKLKEIRDESILVSKITEYIYGYSQGFPEFIQQDVNSYRKKVKEKEIEKNVLKELKEGKKK
- the alr gene encoding alanine racemase, which produces MRCWAEINIENLYDNIRELEKITLKEKIMAVIKADAYGHGMMNICEALIKTGIKKFAVATVEEALEIRETNNEVGILILGPVENECMSKVSDNNIYFMITDFEEIEYIEKNRINVNVFLKLDTGMGRVGFQEDEISELTEKLKNCKYVNAVGIFSHFSSSDSDEEYTKLQEKRFKEMSENIMKEVHSVKYRHLLNSFGSLKYHDSEYDFVRMGIILYGGVTDEETAPYKFKPVMSLYAKISHIKKMHKDSFISYGNTYMAKKGDVVATVSIGYADGVRRDLSNKGYVYYKGHRCSIIGRVCMDQLMILIPEELADSAKKGDIVEFFGKNINVVEVANLCNTISYEILCGISNRVPRIYK